The Caulobacter vibrioides sequence GTCGAGCGATCCAGATAGCCGGTGCGCAGGCGCATCTCGATAGACGAGGGCTGGCACTCGATCGCCAGGCACGAGGCCCCCGCCATCACCGCCGCCAGCGGCTGGGCGCCGCCCATGCCGCCCAGGCCCGCCGTCAGCAGCCAGCGCCCCGAGAGATCGCCGCCATAGTGTTGGCGGCCCATCTCGACGAAGGTCTCATAGGTGCCCTGCACGATGCCCTGGGCGCCGATATAGATCCACGAGCCCGCGGTCATCTGGCCGTACATGGCCAGGCCCTTGCGATCCAGTTCGTTGAAGTGCTCCCAGCTGGCCCAGCGCGGCACCAGGTTGGAGTTGGCGATCAAGACGCGCGGTGCGTCGGCATGGGTGCGGAAGACGCCGACCGGCTTGCCCGACTGCACCAGGAGCGTCTCGTCATCCTCGAGCCGGCGCAGGGTCTCGACGATCTTGTCATAGCTTTCCCAGTCGCGGGCCGCGCGACCGATGCCGCCATAGACCACCAGCTCCTCCGGCCGCTCGGCGACGTCGGGGTGCAGGTTGTTCATCAGCATCCGCAGGGCGGCTTCGGTCAGCCAGGACTTGCAGGTGCGCTCAGGGCCCGTGGCGGGGCGGATGACGCGGGTGGTGTCGCGGCGGGTCATGGGATCCTTTCTCCTCACCCGCGACGCGGGGGAGGTGGCGCGTCGCCGATCGGCGACGTGACGGAGGGGGCGCTTTCGGCAGTGGACGCCCCCTCCACCGCCGTTCGGCGGTCCCCCTCCCCCGCGGGCGGGGGAGGAGAAGAGGCGGCGAAATCGAGACACGCCCCAAGCACCGCCTCCAGCACCGCGCGCAGCGGTTCGGCGCGGGCGGCGTCGAAGGGCGTGGGCCAGGTCTCGGGCGTGGGCGGCTCTGCCGCATCGTCCATGTAGCCCCGGCAGGCCAGCTCCATCTGGATGGCGTGGACGCCGGTGACGGGCTGACCATAGTGACGCGTGGTCCAGCCGCCCTTGAAGCGACCGTTGGTGACGCGGCTCAGACCTGATGCATCACAGGCGGCCTCCACAGCGGCGGTCAGGCCGTCGGCGCAGCTTTGGCCGCTGTTGGTGCCGAGGTTGAACTGCGGCAGCTCGCCGTCAAACAGGCGCGGAACCCGCGAGCGGATCGAATGGGCTTCGTACAGCACCACCGTCGGATGGACCGCGCGCAGCCGCGCGATCTCGGCGCGGATGGTGGCGTGATAGGGCTCGAACCAGGTCGTCCGACGGTGGTCGATCTCGGCCGCGTCCGGCGGGCTGTCGCGATACAGCGGCTCGCCGTCGAAGGTGGTGGTGGGGCAAAGCTCGGTCGTCGCCTGGCCGGGATAGAGCGAGGCGCCGGACGGATCGCGATTGACGTCGATGACCGTGCGCGAGATCGCCGTGCGAACGAGCGTGGCGCCCATCCCCTCGGCGAAGGCGTAGAGCTGCTCGACCCACCAGTCGGCGTCCTTGCGGGCCAGCCAGGGTGAGACGAGTTGGGATTCGATATCCGGCGGGATGTCCGTGCCGGTGTGGGGGAGGGAGATGATGAGGGGGGCTTGGCCCTGGGTGATTTGGAGCCAGCTCATCCTCACGTTCCAAGCCCTGTCATCCCGGCCAAGCGCGAAGCGCGCCGAGCCGGGACCGCCGGAAGCGCAGGCGCCTGTTGCGGTCCCGGGTCTCCGCTTCGCTGCGCCCGGGATGACAAATTGGGGAGCGCCATCCTACGAAACCCCCGGCAACGCACCCGCCGCCGCGATCACCGCGCCGCTGCGCACCAGCGCGTTGGCCGCCGCCATGTCCGGGTGGAAGTGGCGGTCATCCGTCAGGTGCGGGACCTGGCTCCGCGTCAGCGCCCGCACCGCCTCCAGCGCCGCGCTGGAGCGCAGCGGCGCGTGGAAGTCGCAGCCTTGCGCGGCGGCCAGCAGTTCGATGCCCAGCACCGCGTCGGCGTTCTCGACCATGGCCAGGAGGCGGCGCGCGCCGTGGGCGGCCATAGAGACGTGGTCCTCCTGGTTGGCCGAGGTCGGGATCGAGTCGACGCTGGCCGGATAGGCGCGCTGCTTGTTCTCCGACACCAGGGCCGCGGCCGTGACCTGCGGGATCATGAAGCCTGAGTTCAAACCCGGCTTGGGCGTCAGGAAGGCCGGCAGGCCCGACAGCGCCGGGTCGACCAGCATGGCGATGCGGCGCTCGGCGATCGAGCCGATCTCGCAGACCGCCAGGGCGATCATGTCGGCGGCGAAGGCCACCGGCTCGGCGTGGAAATTGCCGCCCGACAGGGCTTCGTCGGCTTCCGGGAAGATCAGCGGATTGTCCGACACACAATTGGCCTCGGTCGCCAGGGTCGTGGCGGCCTGACGCAGGATATCCAGCGCCGCGCCCATCACCTGCGGCTGGCAGCGCAGGCAGTAGGGGTCCTGGACGCGCTCGTCCTCCTTCAGGTGCGAGGCGCGGATTTCCGAGGCGCTCATCAGCGCGCGAAGCGCAGCGGCGGTCTCGATCTGGCCGACATGGCGGCGCAGGGTGTGGATGCGCGGGTCGAACGGGGTGTCCGAGCCCTTGGCCGCTTCGGTCGACAGGGCGCCGGTGACCAGGGCCGACTGGAACAGGCGCTCGGCCTCGAACAGGCCCGCCAGGGCGTTGGCGGTCGAGAACTGGGTGCCGTTCAGCAGGGCCAGGCCCTCCTTCGGACCCAGGGTCAGCGGCTCCAGGCCCGCCTCGGCCAAAGCCTGCGCCGCCGGCAGGCGCTGACCGCCGACGAAGATCTCGCCGACCCCGATCATGGTCGCGGCCATGTGCGACAGCGGGGCCAGATCGCCCGAGGCGCCGACCGAGCCCTGGCAGGGGACCACCGGGGTGAGGCCCTCGACCAGCATCTCCTCCAGCATCCGCACCGTCTCGACCCGCACGCCCGAGGCGCCTTGCGCCAGGCTGGCCAGCTTCAGGGCCATCATCAGGCGGATCACCGGGACGGGCGAGGGCTCGCCCACACCTGCCGCGTGCGACAGGACGATGTTGCGCTGCAGGGTCTCAAGGTCGGCGTCGCCGATGCGGACGCTGGCCAGTTTCCCAAAGCCGGTATTGATGCCGTAAACGGGCTCGCCCTTGGCCAGGATGCGCTGCACGGCCGCCGCGCTCTCGGCGATCACCGGCCAGGCGCTCTCCGCAAGACGCGCCGCCGCGCCGCGATAGATCGCCTTCCACTCGGCCAGCGGCACGGCGCCGGGGTTCAGAACAAGCTCGGTCACAGGCCTCTCCACACGCGCGCATGGAGCGGGTTGAAGCCCATGCGATAGACAAGTTCGGCGGGACGCTGGATGTCCCAGATGGCGAGATCGCAGGCCTTGCCGGCCTCCAGCGTGCCCCGGTCGGCCAGCAGGCCCAGCGCCCGCGCCGCCTCGCGGGTGACTCCGGCCAGGCACTCCTCGACGGTCATCCGGAAGAGGGTGGCGGCCATGTTCATGGCCAGCAGCGGCGAGGTCAGGGGCGAGGTGCCGGGGTTGCAGTCGGTGGCCAGCGCCATCGGCACGCCCGCCGCCCGCAGGGCCGCAATCGGCGGCGCCCTGTGCTCGCGGGTGAAGTAGTAGGCGCCGGGCAGCAAGGTTGCGACCGTGCCCGAGGTGGCCATGGCGGCGATCCCGGCTGCGTCCAGATGTTCGAGGTGATCGGCCGAGAGCGCGTTGTACTCGGCCGCCAGCGCCGCGCCCGACAGGTTCGACAACTGCTCGGCGTGCAGCTTGACCGGCAGGCCGTGGGCCTTGGCCGCGTCGAACACCCGGCGGATCTGGTCGGGCGAGAAGCCGATGCCCTCGCAGAACCCGTCCACCGCATCGGCCAGGCCGCGCGCGGCGATGGCCGGGATCATGGTCTCGCAGACCAGATCGACATAGCCGTCCTTGTTGTCGCGATACTCGGGCGGTAGGGCGTGGGCGCCCAGGAAGGTGGTGGTGACGCCCACCCGACGGATGTCGGCCAGCGCCCGGGCGGCGCGCAGGCTCTTGAGCTCGTCGTCCAGCGACAGGCCATAGCCGGACTTGATCTCCACCGTGGTGACGCCCTCGGCCAGCAGGGCGTCCAGGCGCGGCAGGGCGGCCGCGATGAGCTCAGCTTCGGAGGCCGCGCGAGTGGCGCGCATGGTCGAGACGATGCCGCCGCCGGCGCGGGCGATCTCTTCGTACGAGGCGCCGGCCAGGCGCAGCTCGAACTCATGGGCGCGGTCGCCGGCGAAAATCAGGTGCGTGTGCGGATCGATCAGGCCCGGCGTGATCCAGCGGCCGTCGACATCGACCGTCTCGGCGGCCTCGAAAGCCGGGGCGTCGGCGGCGGGGCCGGCATAGGCGATGCGCCCGTCCAGGCTGGCGACGACGCCGTCCTCGACGATGCCCAGCCCCTCGCGGCCCGGCGCCAGGGTGGCGAGACGGGCGTTGATCCACACCCGATCACAGCGCATGAGCCTGCCTCCGCCAGCACCGCGCGGCCCTTGCGGCGCGCTTCAATATGTATAGACATATTTGCGAACGATGAGGCTTGTCCAGTGACCGACACGCAAATTCCCGAGTCCGTTTCGACCGTGGTCTGGTGCGAGAGCGCGCTGCTGGCCGACGGCTGGGCGCGGGGCGTGAAGTTCACGATCACCGACGGCCGCATCGCCCGGATCGACACCGACGCCCCGGCCGGAGACGCCCTGCGCCTGGGTCCCGCCCTGCCGGGCCTGGGCAATGTGCACAGCCACGCCTTCCAGCGCGCCATGGCGGGTCTGGCCGAAACGCGCGGCGAGACCGGCGACAACTTCTGGACCTGGCGCGAGGTGATGTACCGCTTCCTCGCGCGGCTCGACCCCGACATGGCCCAAGCCATCGCCGCCATGGGTCAGGTCGAGATGCTGGAGGGCGGCTTCACGCGGGTGGGCGAGTTCCACTATCTGCACCACGCGCCGGACGGCGGGTTCTACGACAATCCCGCCGAGATGGCCGTGCGGATGGCGGCGGCGGCGGACGAGACCGGCATTGGCCTGACCCTGCTGCCGGTGTTCTACGCGCATAGCAATTTCGGCGGCCTGCCGCCGACCGACGGCCAGAAGCGGTTCATTCATGACGTCGACGGCTTTGCGCGCTTGGTCGAGGCCTGCCGGGGGATCGTCGCGGAGCTGCCCGAGGCGGTGGTCGGGATCGCGCCGCACAGCCTGCGCGCGGTGACGGGCGAGGAGCTGACCGCCATCCTGCCGCTGGCCGCCGGCGGGCCGGTCCACATGCACGTGGCCGAGCAGACGAAAGAGGTCGACGACTGTCTGGTCGCCACCGGCCAGCGCCCGGTGCGCTGGCTGATGAACCACACCGAGGTCGACAAGCGCTGGTGCCTGATCCACGCCACCCACATCAACGCCACCGAGACCGAGCGGCTGGCCAAGAGCGGGGCGGTGGCGGGCCTGTGCCCGGTGACGGAGGCCAATCTGGGCGACGGCATCTTCCCGACTCCGGACTATCTGGCCGCTGGCGGACGCTTCGGAATCGGCACTGACTCCAACATCGTGATCGATGCGGCTCAGGAACTGCGAACCCTGGAATACGCCCAGCGCCTGTCGCGCAGGGCGCGGAACGTCCTGGCGAGCGGCCCGCGCCGCGCGACGGGCGGCGACCTCTGGCGCGCGGCGGCCATCGGGGGCGCCCAGGCGCTGGGCGCAGGCCGTGGCGAGCTGCGTCGTGGCGCGCCGGCCGACTTCGTCACCCTCGATCCCAGCCATCCGAACCTGGTCGGCCGCGCGGGCGACACCCTGATCGACAGCCTGGTCTTCGCCGGGGGCGGGATCGACACCGTCTGGCGGCAGGGTCGGCAACTGGTGTCGGGCGGTCGCCATCACGCCCGCGAGGCGATCACCACCCGCTATGTCCAGACCCTGCAGGCTCTGCTGGCGTGACCGGACCGCTGCACCAGCGCATCCGCGCCGACATCGAGGCCCGCATCCGCTCCGGGGAGTGGCCGCCCGGTCACCGCGTGCCGTTCGAGACCGAGTTGATGGCCGACTATGGCTGCGCCCGCATGACGGTCAGCAAGGCGATGGCCGCCTTGGTGGACGCCGGACTGATCGTGCGGCGCAAACGGGCCGGCACCTTCGTGGCGCGGCCGCGCGTGCATGCGCCGGTGCTCAACATCCCCGACATCCAGTCCGAGATCGTCGCACGCGGCGAGACCTACGCCTTCCGTCTGTTGTCGCGCACGGTGCGGGGCGCTGACCGCGACAGCCCCGAAGAGGTCGCGCTGGCGGCCGGCGGCAAGCTGCTGGCGCTGGACGGGGTTCACGACGCGGACGGCCGCCCCTTCGCCCTGGAGCGCCGCCTGGTCTCGCTGAAGGCCGTTCCCGAGATCGCCGAGGCTGATTTCGCGCAGACCCCGCCCGGCGCCTGGCTCTTGGAGCACGTGGCCTGGACCGAAGCCGAAAGCCGGATCAGCGCGGTCAACGCCGACCCCGACGACGCCCGTCTGCTGGCGCTGGACGAAGGCGCGGCCTGCCTCGTCGTCGACCGCCGCACCTGGCGCGAGGGCCAGCACGTGACGCGCGTGCGACAGATTTTCCCGGGCGAGGTCTACGACCTGGTGGCGCGGTTCGGGCCGCAGCGCTAGGCGACGGCGGTCGAGGAGACCCCTTCCAGAGGTTGAGCGCACGCGACCATCCCCCGTTCCGGGGATGTCGGGTGAGGCCAGCGAAATCCTAGAACGACGGTCAGGGACCGGGCGTGGCGCGTGGTGCGGCGGGAGGGTCCTGGAGGAATTTCCAGATGGCCGAACCGACACTTCGCGACTTCCAGTTCCTGATCCAGCTGGTGGATGCGGGCCTGATCCAGGCCAGCTTCAAGTTCGGAGAGCTGCGGGTGCTCTTCAAGACGCTGGGCGTTCTGACCCCCGAGGTCGACGCCGCGCTGGCGATCGTCGAGGCCAACCCCACCCTGATCAACATCGGCGTTCAGACCTTCAAGGACGCGATCAGCAAGTATCCGCTGGATACGCCGCTCAGCGTCGTCTTCGGCGGGAGCACGGGCGGGAGCACCGGCGGCACGGGGACGGTGGTCACGCCCCTCGTCCTGACCAAGGAGAAGGTCGAGGAGATCTACAAGGCGCTGTCGGGTATTTCCGCGACCTCGTCCAAGGCGCTGTCGGAGTACCTGACCGGGCCCAACGGCGAAAAGGTGCTCAACACGCTCTACAGCGAGATGAAGTTGCTGGCCCAGCTGCAGGTCGACGTGGCGGCCGGCAAGATCACCAAGGCCGCCTTCCTCGACAAGCTGGTCAGCTTCTCGGCCGACACCTCGGCGCTGGCCCTGCAGGCGGTGAACTTCTTCACCGGCCGCACGCCCAGCCAGGCGAGCCTGAACGAGCTGATCGACAGCGCCGCCAACACCGCCGACCTGACCGATTTCGCCTATGCGATCTACAACACCGAGAACAAGTACATCGAGTTCGCGGTGAGCCAGGCGATGAGCGGGACCGGCGCGGCCACCTTCAAGACCGCCTATGACGCGCTGGGTTTCCGCGAGGCGGTCACCAAGATGTACGACGCCATCATCGGCAATTCCAAGGCTGCGGCGGCCGGCGTGAATATCTCGGCGGCCATCGACTACATCGTCGGCCAGCAGAAGTACTTCGAGGCCTACGGACACACCGCCCTGGGGGCCAAGGCCGCCGTGGCGGGTTTCCTGATGTCCAAGGGGCTGGAGGCGGGCGTCGGCGTCTACGCCGAGGCGGTCAAGGCGTTCCTGGGCAAGGCCTATGACGGCACGGCCGTCTATGGCGGCGATCTGGTGGGCCCGGCCAAGGCGCCGATGGAGATCGCGCTCATTGGCCAGGCTCCGGAACACTACGATCCGGGGATGCCGTTCTAGCTTGGCATCGTCTCGAAGCGCTCGACGCCGTCGGGCGGGATCACCCAGTCGGGGCGGTCCCGCTCGAACAGCAGCATCGTCGGCTTGAACAGGGCCGGGTCGTCCAGGCTGCCGGCATAGACCGTGTGGCTGTCATCCAGCCCCCGCTCGCCGCCGAACACCAGGCCATCGCAGGTCGGACAGGCGTTGCGCGTCGCCTCGCCGCCGCGCAACGCTGGGCTGCGGTGCTGGCGCGTCGGCCCTGTGATGGTCAGGGCGGCGGCGGGGAACCCCATGAACGGGATGAAGCCCGATCCCGACGCCTTGCGGCAGTCGGCGCAACAACACAGGCCCATAAAGTCCGGCGCCCGATCAGCCTCCCAGCGCAGAGCGCCGCACAGGCATCCGCCTTTGAAGGTCTGATCGGTCATATCGATGAGCGCTGGATGTGGTGAGAAAGCCGGTCGAATCTGGAAGCCCCGACCGAGCTTTTTTGCCCCGTCTGCGCTGGCGCCAAGGGCATCATTCGGTCGATGTTGCGATGGCGGCGGCCCTTATTTTTCAGAAACCGCCACGCTGAATTCACTGTTGTAGTGGCTGAAGGTCGTTAGATTTTTGATATAAAGTTCTTCGGAAATGCCGACTTCATCGAAAAGAAGGTAAGAATAGGTGGTCGCTGTCTTTCCGCCATCTGAAAGAAGGACGTGAACGGGGCTTTCCTGGTTGTTGAACTCAGCGGCGGCCTTTTTGCATTTTTCCACCGAGTCTGAGCAATCCCAAATGCCGACGAACTCCGTCGTTGTGCAGTTTTTTCCCTTTGTGCAATCTGTCATGACGATGACAATATTGTTGCCATCGACGCCAGTCGTGATGATCGGGTCGCCGTCACTGGTTTTTTCCAGCTTCGCCTTATAGCCGTTATTTTGCAGCGCCTGGACGATGCTCTCAGGTCTAACCGACGTTACGTTCGCGGCATTTGCAGCGCCCGAGTAGAGGATTGCCAATGCAAATGCTGCAGAAGCCAGTTGTTTGCCGTACATGAGAAATTCCAGGTCATGGCGCAGGGAAGAACACAGCGGCCCGAGAGCGCGCTTCCGTTCAGAATTGCACAAGTGACGTCTTTTTCAACGGCTTGACTTTGAATGACGTCGCGATTGGGCCTTACGAAATCGTTCGCAGCCCCGCCGACCCGAAGGCCAAATGGTACGGCGCAACGCTAGCGCCGGCCGCGCGGTCGGGGCAGGCTCGCGTTCTGGAGCTCGTCGAATAACCCAACAGTTTTGGATTTTCCGTCCTGGTGGCGGGGGGCGGGATCGAACCGCCGACCTGTGGGTTATGAATCCACCGCTCTAACCATCTGAGCTACCCAGCCAGACCAGGAGGCGCGGCTTATAGGCGAAGAGCGGGTGGGATTTCAAGCGCCTGCGCTTGGCCTTCCGTGACAATCGTCCGCTTCTCTGGTGTGTCATCCCGGCCGAAGCGTAGCGTAGAGCCGGGACCCAGGGGGGAAGGATCGCCGTGCCAGCCGCCCCTGGGTCCCGGCGCTCCGCGCTTCGCGCTGCGGCCGGGATGACACGGGTTCTACGGTTTCTGCGTCTTGTAGGTATCCGGCGGACGAACGGCGTGCGCCTGCGCTATTCCGCCACGATCGCCGCCGTCACAGCGCCCAGCGCCTTCACCGCATCAGCCGGCGCGAGCCGCACCTGTAGCCCTCGCTGGCCGCCGTTGAGGAACACATAGGGCTCGGCCAGGGCGGCGGCTTCCAGCACCGTGGGCAGGCGTTTTTTCTGGCCGAAGGGGCTGACGCCGCCGACCTTGTAGCCGGTGATGCGTTCGGCGTCGGGCACGGGGGCCATGGCGGCGGACTTGCCCTTCAGGGCGGCGGCCAGCTTCTTCATGCTGACCTCCTGGTCCGAGGGCAGGATGGCGCAGGCGGGCTTGCCGTCCAGCATCACGATCAGGGTCTTGAGCACCCGGCGCGGGTCTTCGCCCAGGGCCTCGGCGGCCTGTAGGCCCACGCGCTCCGATCCAGGGTCGTAGTCGTACGTATAGAGATCGAAAGCGACTCCGGCCTTGGTCAAGGCGATCGTGGCGGGGGTGCTCTTGGACATGGCTCGCGTGATACCCAAGTGGTTCGGGTGTTGGAATACGGATCGGCGATGACGGCTTTTGATCGACGCACTTTGCTGCAAGGCGCCCTGTCCTTGGGCGCGGCGGGACTGCTGCCGGGCTGGGCGACGGCCGCCGGTGCGCAGCGCTCGCCGCCGGCGCTTTCGGGCGAGGAGATCAAGCTGACGGTCGGCCACACGATGGCGAAGATCGACGGCAAGGCCGGCCATGCGGTGACCGTCAATGGCGCCATCCCTGGGCCGCTGATCCGGCTGAAGGAAGGCCAGAACGTCCGCCTGTCGGTGACCAACACCCTGGATGAAGACACCTCGATCCATTGGCATGGCCTGTTGGTGCCGTTCCAGATGGACGGGGTGCCGGGCGTCAGCTTCCCGGGCGTCAAGCCGGGCGAAACCTTCACCTATGAATTCCCCATCCGCCAGTCGGGTACCTACTGGTGGCACAGCCATTCGGGCTTGCAGGAGCAGATGGGCCACTACGGGCCGATGATCATCGACCCGGCCGGCGAGGACCCGATCGCCTATGACCGCGAGCATGTGGTCGTGCTGTCGGACTGGAGCTTCCTGCATCCGCACGAACTGTTCCGGAAGCTGAAGGTCAGCGCCGGCCACTTCAACAGGCAGAAGCAGACCGTCGCCGGGCTGCTGAAAGGCCAGGACCAGTCGCTGAAGGACCGGGTCGCGTGGGGCCAGATGCGGATGGACCCCACCGACATCGCCGACGTCACGGGCTCGGTCTACACCTATCTGATGAACGGCCACGGGCCGGGCGACAACTGGACGGGGCTGTTCACGCCCGGCGAGCGCGTGCGGCTGCGCTTCATCAACGCCGGGGCCATGACCATCTTCAACGTCCGCATCCCGGGCCTGTCGCTGGAGGTGGTGGGAACCGACGGCCAGCTGGTCTCGCCGGTGACCGTGGACGAGTTCCAGATCGCCCCCGCCGAGACCTTCGACGTCATCGTGCGGCCCACGCAAGACAAGGCCTTCACCCTGGTGGCCGAGGCCTCGGACCGGTCGGGCATGGCGCGCGGGACCCTGGCGCCGCGCCTGGGCATGACCGCCCCTGTTCCGCCGCTGCGCCGGCGTCCGCTGGCGAACATGAAGGACATGGGCATGGGCGACATGCACCACGGGATGGATATGCCCGGCATGGACATGTCGATGCGGGCCCAGTCCAACGCGCCGAACGTGCCGCTCACGCCGGGCGTGCAGACCATCTCGCCGATGCCGATGGACCGGATGGCCGAGCCGCCGCAGGGGCTGGAGGACGCCGGTCACCGCGTGCTGACCTATGCGGATCTCGCCAGCCTCTATCCGCCCAAGGACCCCCGTCCGCCGGGCCGGACGATCGAGATCCACCTGACCGGCAATATGGAGCGCTTCATGTGGGCGTTCGACGGCGAGGCGTTCGGACCGCTCAAGAAACCGATCGCCTTCCAACGCGATGAGCGCGCGCGGGTGGTGCTGATCAACGACACCATGATGGCCCATCCGATCCACCTGCACGGCCACTTCTTCGAACTGGTCAACGGTCAGGACCGCCAGCCGCTGAAGCACACGGTCAATGTCGCGCCCGGCGGCAAGGTCGCCTTCGACCTGACGGCCGACGAGCCCGGCGACTGGGCCTTCCACTGCCATATGCTGCTGCACATGCATGCGGGGATGTTCAATGTCGTCACCGTGCGACCGCTCGATGGAGCCGCCGCGTGATCATCGACCTGCAGCATGAGCATCATCATCCCGCGCCCGCCGCCCCGGTGAGCGCGCCTGCGCCCAAGGCGGCGGACCCGCACGCCGGTCACCGCATGCCCGCCGCTCAGCCGGCGGCGGCCGATCCGCATGCGGGTCATCACATGCATCACGCCGCGCCGGCCGCGCCTGCGTCGGCGAGCGCGCCGCCGCCGATCCCCACCGACCACGCCGCCGAGCGCTTCTACAGCCCAGCCGTGATGGCCGCCGCCCGCGCCCAGCTGATGAAGGAGCACGGCGGCGGAACGGCCTGGATCGTCCGCGCCGACGTGGCTGAGCAGCGCTTCCGCAAGGGCGAGGACGCCCAGGCCTTTGAAGGCGAGGCCTGGTGGGGCAGCGACGCGCGCAAGTGGGTGGTCAAGGCGCGGGGCGAGCGTGTCGACGGCCACGGCTGGGAGACGGCCGAGTTGGAGGGCCTGAAGGCCTGGCCGATCGGTCCCTATTTCGACCTACAGGCGGGCGTGCGCTACGACCTTTCACCGAAGGGGCGCAGCTACGCCACGGTCGGCTTCGAGGGGCTGGCGCCCTACTGGTTCGAGCTGCAGGGCGCGGCCTATGTCTCTGATCGCGGCGACGTCTCGGCCAGGGCCGAGGCCTCCTATGACCTGCGCCTGACCCAGAGGCTGATCCTGCAACCGCGCCTGGAGGCCGATCTGGCCGAGGCCGGGGCAGGGCGGCTCGAGGGCGGCTTGCGCCTGCGCTACGAGATCAAGCGCGAGTTCGCGCCCTATGTCGGCGTGGTTCGCGAGCGGGCGTTCGGACCCGCGCGGGAGGCCGGCGAGCGCGCCGGGGCGACGGCGGTGGTGATCGGCGTCAGCGCCTGGCGGTAGGCGGCCAGACCCGTTCGGCGATGCGCATGATCTTGGGTGTCATCCCGGAAAGCCCAGAGGGCTTATCCGGGACCCAGGGGCCAAGCGCCGTGCGGCGGCCCCTGGGTCCCGGCTCTCCGCTGCGCTGCGGCCGGGATGACAGGCTTTAGGGCGGCAAGGACGACGCACCATCGTCAGAGTTTGCCATCCCGTAAAGGATAGCTTGCCGCCAGGGTCAACCTGTCCCAACATCTGTTTGACCGGACGCAGAGCCGGCGAGCGAGGGAGACAGGCTGGATGTCCGACGCGATCGACTTCGACCGCATGAACACCCTGGGCGACGTGCCGCGCTATCACGCCGAGGCGCGGCCCGACGCGGTGGCCTTCAGCTTCGAGGGGCGCGAGACGACCTTCGCCCAGCTGGACCGGCATACCAACCAGGTGGCCAACGCCCTGATCGCGGCGGGCCTGTCGACCGGCGACCGCATCGCCTATGTCGGCAAGAACAGCGACCACTATTTCGAGCTCCTGCTCGGCGCCGCCAAGGCGGGCGTGGTCACCACGCCGATCGGCTGGCGCCTGGCCGCGCCCGAGATCGCCTATATCGTCGGCGACAGCGAGGCCAAGCTGGTCTTTGTCGGCCGCGAGCTGATCGGGCATGTGGATGCGGTCGCCGCCGAACTGACCCATCGCCCCGTGGTCATCGCCATGGAGCCCGAGGACGCCGGCGACTACCAAACCTTCGAAGGCTGGCGCGACGCGGCCAGCGCGGTTG is a genomic window containing:
- a CDS encoding copper resistance system multicopper oxidase, coding for MTAFDRRTLLQGALSLGAAGLLPGWATAAGAQRSPPALSGEEIKLTVGHTMAKIDGKAGHAVTVNGAIPGPLIRLKEGQNVRLSVTNTLDEDTSIHWHGLLVPFQMDGVPGVSFPGVKPGETFTYEFPIRQSGTYWWHSHSGLQEQMGHYGPMIIDPAGEDPIAYDREHVVVLSDWSFLHPHELFRKLKVSAGHFNRQKQTVAGLLKGQDQSLKDRVAWGQMRMDPTDIADVTGSVYTYLMNGHGPGDNWTGLFTPGERVRLRFINAGAMTIFNVRIPGLSLEVVGTDGQLVSPVTVDEFQIAPAETFDVIVRPTQDKAFTLVAEASDRSGMARGTLAPRLGMTAPVPPLRRRPLANMKDMGMGDMHHGMDMPGMDMSMRAQSNAPNVPLTPGVQTISPMPMDRMAEPPQGLEDAGHRVLTYADLASLYPPKDPRPPGRTIEIHLTGNMERFMWAFDGEAFGPLKKPIAFQRDERARVVLINDTMMAHPIHLHGHFFELVNGQDRQPLKHTVNVAPGGKVAFDLTADEPGDWAFHCHMLLHMHAGMFNVVTVRPLDGAAA
- a CDS encoding copper resistance protein B codes for the protein MIIDLQHEHHHPAPAAPVSAPAPKAADPHAGHRMPAAQPAAADPHAGHHMHHAAPAAPASASAPPPIPTDHAAERFYSPAVMAAARAQLMKEHGGGTAWIVRADVAEQRFRKGEDAQAFEGEAWWGSDARKWVVKARGERVDGHGWETAELEGLKAWPIGPYFDLQAGVRYDLSPKGRSYATVGFEGLAPYWFELQGAAYVSDRGDVSARAEASYDLRLTQRLILQPRLEADLAEAGAGRLEGGLRLRYEIKREFAPYVGVVRERAFGPAREAGERAGATAVVIGVSAWR